From Paenibacillus graminis:
GGCCTACCCGTTCCTTCTCGTTCACCTGCAGGCTGATGCCGTCCAGCACGCTTTGTATTCCATATGATTTGGTAATTCCTGTTGCTTGAAGAAGCATACTGATGAAACCTCCGCCCTTACATATTTCACCACGGCGTCTACCGCCCCGGCTGTACCAAAAACCTTATTCTATAGTTTACATGAAAAGCGTTTGCCGCGCGAGGGGAGCGGCTTGTATTACCATGCTGTGATGTGTGCTGTGATGTGTCTAACGAAAGAATCCTACGCCAGAGCCTGCTGCATAGCCGGGGCGGTTACAATACTGGCGGGGGTTCCTGTAACAGCGTATTTCGTTCAACCTTGGCGAACATGTGAGAAGAGTGGTAAACTGAGTTTACAAACTATGATAAGCTAGGATATAACGGAAGGGGAGGCGGCTGTCCATGACAGGCAACCGTGCGCCGCTGGCGGCGCTTAAGCGGGAGCTGCGCGCAGAGAGAACAGCTGTCCGCGACGGGCTTGCTGCAGATGTCCGGGCATCCCTGTCCTCACAGGTCTGCAGCCATGCACTGGAGTGGCTCCAGAAGGAGAAGGCCGCTTCACTGCTCGCCTATGTGCCTTTCCGTTCAGAGCTGGACTGCCGCCCGCTGATTGCCGGGGCCTGGGTGCTTGGACGGGGGGTGCTGCTCCCCCGTGTTATTGCGGAAGCGGGAACCATGAGCCTTCATACGGTTGGCTCCTGGGAGGAGCTCACACCCGGAGCTTATGGCATCCTGGAGCCCTTAATCCCTGAAGAGAACGGGCAGGAGCGGAAAGTGCTCCCGGTTCCGGATGTGGTTTTTGTTCCGGGGCTGGCTTTTGACCGGCAGGGCGGGCGTCTTGGCTACGGAAAGGGCTACTATGACCGGATGCAGGCGTCCTGGAAGCAGGATTCCGGATTTGCTCTGAAGCCTCCGGTCTGGATCGGGCTGGCTTTCAGCCAACAACTGGTGCCTGAAGTGCCAATGGATGGGCATGATGCTTATATGGACATGCTGATTACGGAAGAGGGCATCTTTCATTGCCGGGAGGAGAACAAACCATGGAATTAAGCCATTTCAATGAGCAGGGCAGGGCGCGCATGGTGGATGTGAGCGACAAGGAGATCACCAAGCGGACAGCTGCCGCGCGCAGCAGTGTGCAGATGGCTCCCGGAACGCTGGCAGCGATCAAGGCGGGCCGGATCGGCAAAGGCGATGTGCTTGCTGTTGCCCAGGTTGCCGGAATTATGGCGGCCAAAAAAACCGCGGATTGGATTCCCATGTGCCATCCGCTGCCGCTTACCGGCATTGATATCCGTTTTTGGGATAACAGCGAAGATCGGCTATATATAGAAGCAACCGTCAAGACAACCGGCAAAACCGGGGTGGAGATGGAGGCGCTGACCGCCGTATCGGCAGCCGCGCTGACGGTATACGACATGTGCAAGGCGCTGCAGAAGGATATGATTATCGGGCCTACGCTGCTCGTACAGAAGAGTGGAGGCAAGACCGGGGATTACGCGCTGGAGGAATCAGGGCACCAAGATGCGGGTGGAAGCGCTGAGTAAAGGCTGTGAAGACAGCTGTCTATACATAGCATAGCGAGAAGGAGGGACAACCTATGGCGTGGAAAACAGCAATCCTGACGGCCAGCGATAAAGGGGCCAGAGGCGAACGGGAAGACACGAGCGCCCAGGTTATTCGGGAACTGGTGGAAGAGGAGCTAGGCGGCGAGATCGTTGAATATCGGATCGTGCCGGATGAACAGGATGAGATTATTGCCGCACTGATTGAATTGACGGATTATTTCCAGGCGGATCTGGTGCTGACTACGGGCGGCACGGATTTGGCAATTCGTGATGTTACGCCTGAGGCGACCCGTCGTGTCATTGAGCGGGAGGTGCCCGGGCTCTCCGAGGCCATGCGGAGTACTGTAATGCAGAAGAACCGTGCGGTTATGCTATTTCGGGGCATTTGCGGCATCCGCGGAAGAACACTGATCGTGAACTTGCCCGGCACACCCAAGGGTGTGCATGAGAATCTGGCGGCAATCATGGATCAACTGCCGGAAGCTCTGCTCATGGTAACTGGCCAATATCGGCAATAATTTCTTCTGTTTCAGTAAAGTCACCAGGAATCGTCTTGGATCTCTGATGGATGTGTGACATAAGTTATGGTATTATTAATTTATTGTTAACGATATCATGGACGGACAGAGTGACAAGGAGGAATAATATATGCTAAGCGGTATTGGTGCTCCCGGAATAATTTTGTTGGTCATCCTGGCGCTGCTGCTC
This genomic window contains:
- a CDS encoding 5-formyltetrahydrofolate cyclo-ligase, yielding MTGNRAPLAALKRELRAERTAVRDGLAADVRASLSSQVCSHALEWLQKEKAASLLAYVPFRSELDCRPLIAGAWVLGRGVLLPRVIAEAGTMSLHTVGSWEELTPGAYGILEPLIPEENGQERKVLPVPDVVFVPGLAFDRQGGRLGYGKGYYDRMQASWKQDSGFALKPPVWIGLAFSQQLVPEVPMDGHDAYMDMLITEEGIFHCREENKPWN
- the moaC gene encoding cyclic pyranopterin monophosphate synthase MoaC; protein product: MELSHFNEQGRARMVDVSDKEITKRTAAARSSVQMAPGTLAAIKAGRIGKGDVLAVAQVAGIMAAKKTADWIPMCHPLPLTGIDIRFWDNSEDRLYIEATVKTTGKTGVEMEALTAVSAAALTVYDMCKALQKDMIIGPTLLVQKSGGKTGDYALEESGHQDAGGSAE
- a CDS encoding MogA/MoaB family molybdenum cofactor biosynthesis protein, whose protein sequence is MAWKTAILTASDKGARGEREDTSAQVIRELVEEELGGEIVEYRIVPDEQDEIIAALIELTDYFQADLVLTTGGTDLAIRDVTPEATRRVIEREVPGLSEAMRSTVMQKNRAVMLFRGICGIRGRTLIVNLPGTPKGVHENLAAIMDQLPEALLMVTGQYRQ